taatcacattgtacatttttgtaacTAATCGAACAGGTCGTGCGATACTAatcacatgctcttcgtggattcgatacccgacttaccctagctacctaggtttaattgggttcttgactgatcgggacgacacagTCACGTCAATTGGCTTGACCGAAATGgtcataaccgaaagtcaaataaaaagtcaatttgcttgactttcggctaataactaGCCTACAAATGGAAAAGGACTGAATTAGAACATTTACAAGTGTTCAAGGAAGTTTAAAACTTTAGGTGGGAGGCCTCTTTATGAGCAGAAGCAACTCCAAGAGATTAGAGAGTAAGAAAATTAGAGGTGCAAGTTTGCAAGGCTCATGATCATGGCTAATTATACTTACACAATAATCATGAGATGATGCCACATGTTAGCAAGGCTTCCCAGATGTTGATTAGTGTCCACATAGGTGGAGGAAGCAGAGGAATGGTGACAATTCGCGAGAGAAATAATAGGGAACAGTTGCTGCCATGCGAGCTGCATTCTTCCAGTGCACCTAATGCGGACGGTATGAGATGCACCATGTGGTCCGCATGAGCTTCTGGCACCCACAGAATTTAAATGCCATGCGGACCGTATGGACTGAGTCTTGCGGTCCGCATGAGGTTtccataaattaaaaaaaaaatgaatgtcTTACAGACCATAAGGCTTATGCCTTGCGGTCTGCATTGGACCATCAGAGCCAAAAGTTTGGCATTTTGTCACAAATGACCCCTCCACATCCAAACTTCCACATTTTTGGAAAATTAGTCCCTCTCATCTAACTTATTGGGAATATTTGAGAGTTGATTGGATACGTGTTGCCATATTATTCGATAttaatttccgaggtgttacagctAGGTCCATGTAAAACttgaaaaatcatcaactataATAAGATAGTATTTATTTTTCCTTAAGCTCATGATTTACaaggccaaacaaatccatgtgaagcaTTCGTTAACAGTGGattgttttggactcatcaatggGCTTGTATGACACTTTATGTGGCTTCCCTTGTAGGCATGAAACACAATGATCATCACATTCAAATTGTTTGATTGGTATGCCTCTGACAAGATTTTGTTTTGTCAGAGAGTTAATTGCTTGTAAATTAACATGTCCCAACCATCTATGGCATAATTCTATTTCTTTTGTTAAAGCAACAGAAAATATGCATACATCTGTCATGGGTTTATCTTTTAACATGTCCACTACATAACATTGCCACTTCTATGAGCAACAAGTTTTGCAATGCTGTCAACAAGTTTTCTTCGTAAAAAATGGGCCATAACCTTGATCACTCATTGCACTAAGTAGATTGAATTTTAAATTATTAATAAGATTAACATTTCTAAATTTTAGCTTACCGCTTGGATAGTTCCTGAACCCAACACTTTACCTTTTGAATCATTGCCAAATGATATATCCCCTCCTTTGTGTGCAGAGAAGTTTGTTAGCAGAGATTTGCCTCCAGTCATATGATATGACTGGATCCTCCACTATCAACCTACCATAGACTATCAAGACATGTGGAGGCTCTATTTTTGGTAGCCATCAAAGCAAAATCACAATTAAATTCACATTCAGTTGAATTTCAGGGATCATTGTTTTTTACAACTTCTAAATTAACTTTCTTACAAACTGTTGTTTGTACCATGTGAAATGCATTCTCAACATCATGTTGATTGAGAATTTCTTGGTTGTTTTCAACAATTTCCTCTATTATACTGAAATTTTCTTTTAATGCATCCTATAACTCTTTTGTACTGCTACAATGTAATAGCTAAGCATAGATCTCGTCTAGTAGAGCCTTTGCAAGAATATTGAATGCTTTGGCATCTATCTCAAACCTTTGAAAATCTAGCTCTGAGTAGTTCTCCGATTTCTTTGGCTCCTGAACTTTTAGATTTTCGCCACTAGGTACCATTGGAATGTGAAGTCCGAATATAACAAACTTCCAACATCCCGTGTTCTGTTGAGCAAGAATGTGTGTCATCCAACGTTGTCGAATATTATATTTAGATCTGACAAGAATCGGTGGCATGTTGCTGAAACTGGTATTTCGGGATCATGATTGTTTTGTGGCATTCCTTTTGATCTTGTGAAAACAAAGTACGGATAAACTCTTTTTGAATGTTATACTTTAAACTCTAATTTCAGATACAACGAATAGATTGGATCTCTTTGTGAGTTGATCTTTGTATATTAAACTAACTGTGAAATTAAGTTTAATGTAACCAAGCTCTGATGCCAATTGTAGGATATGAGTTTGTTATACTTGTGAGTTTAAACAATATAGAATAAACCATTTGTAAATTGCAAAGTTAATAAGATAAAAACACAAGCTGGAATCTATATCAAGACTGTTTATATTGAATTCTAATGATTTCAATTACAACAGAATGAttatacaaactccccctcagcctgatcacACACTTTGTTGTTCGTACAAAAAGATCTGCTTGTGATCAAATAGATATCTAACACATAAGATCTATTTATACAAGTATGAAAGCTCTGTTTGCATGACATCaccctgatagtgacatctagcattcctaacagaaaagattcctcAGATGTTGGAAAACAACTATGGAAATCTAACATCTGACCTATTATACTAAAAATTTGTTGTAAGCTAAATACTGTTACAGTGAATAAGCCTCTATTCTACAAATTGTTGTTAGCTTGTATCAAACATCTGTTTGGTCTTCATGATTTGTGCTTTGCTTCAACAGAGCTTTGGCCTTGATCAgtggtttcttcttcttcaacaGTGGTTCCAAGACTTCAAACATATCTTTATATGTCTTCAACAGATGTTTTGATTAGTTTTCAAGATTCACTATATTTGGGAGGAGAATAATTTATCAATTGTTTATTTCTTGATCAGGAagtcatgttttggcttttgaatATAATCTGTTCTTTTGTAGGTCCAACAAATCTTTCTTTATTCTTCACCAATTTAACAACTTCACACCATGCAACAACTCCAACATGAGTGTCCCATCCTTTTAGAGTTAAGTTTTGAATTGAGTGAGTTTAAATGAGGTAACATCATTCTGTTAGTTGTGTTAATGGATTCAAATTGGTTATAAAATGGGTGTCCCCTGCACCCTTGTCTTGTAAGTTTAATACTTACATGCTTCATATGATATCATAATATCCACTTTTTACAACCCCCAATTAATAAATCATCTTGCATATGTTTAAGGAACTACCCTAGTAGGTGGTTGGGTGGCAGCCCCAACACCACCTTTCCCTAGTTAAGGATGGGCGCCATCAGATGGCTTGCTAGCCCAATAACGGGCGTTAAAGGGTTGATTTGGTGTGCCTCATTTGCTACAACAAATTAGattttcctttttttaattttttttcttttgtttttaattaatagTTAGGGGCTTCATTCTGCACTATCAATATTAAACAGGGTGGCATTGTTGCTTTAAAATTGTCGCTGATGTAGTGTGATACAAACTTTAGAGGCTTTATCTCACACCATGCAACCTGAGTATGATGCTGGCACATTTGAAAATATCGATGAAATTCTTCCGAGTGCATGGTAAGACCAgacggtatgggggccggctgaggcccggcttGGCCCGACGCcagtcccccacaccgcccccctgggcCAGGCTAGGCACATTCGGCTCCCACAAGACGGATAGGACGGGCCTCATTTCAAACTTTATAGCCGTTACAACGGCTAGTTCAATAAAAAAATCCCACTTTTCTATAAATCACACTTATTTTATACCATTTTCACCATTTTCTCCCCACTTTCAACCCAAAACACTCTCGTTTTTATACCATTTTCTCcccacttttataaaaaaaaaaaaaaatcttttcatCCACAATGCCATCTAATTCTTGGTGGTCCTCGTCTTCGGAGGAGGAAGAGGAGATGCTTTACGCAAACGCTGTGCTAAGGGCGACGCAGATTCTTAtggaggaggaagaggaagacgTCTCGTCTGAAAGCATTATTACCAGACGAATACGGATTAATAGAGACCGCCAAggtttatcattaataaattttaTTATCCTTATTCCTTATTTCCtcgtatttatatattttttacgaCAGGAGCGCACGAGAAATTGGTGAACGACTATTTTTCGGATGCACCCCTTTACAATGCCGAGATTTTCAGACGCAGGTTCCGAATGAGTCGCCGGTATGAGATTTGGCGGGGCTAGACCCGTTTTTCACGCAACGACCCGATGCTCGAAATTATGAAGGGTTCACCACGTTACAAAAGTGTATTGTGGCCATTCGCCAACTGGCGTACGGGACAGTGGCCGACGCTTTGGACGAGTACTTACAGATGTCGGCAAGAACTACGCGGGAATGTTTGTATCGGTTTTGCCATAATGTGGTGAAACCGTATAGCAAAAAATATTTGTGGAAACCAAACGCATATGATGTTCACCAGTTGTACCAAGCTCATGAAGCACGACACAGGTTTCCGGGAATGCTCGGTAGCATTGATTTTATGCATTGGGTGTGGCATAACTGCCCGAATGCGTGGCAAGGCCAATATACGCGAGGTGATCACGACCATCCAACCTTAATACTTGAGGTCGTGGCCTCACAAGATTTGTGGATCTGGCATTCTTTCTTTGGTCTCCCTGGTTCACTCAACAACCTCAACGTGCTATACCAATCGGCGATCTTTAGCGATGTCGTTAATCGAACCGGTGCGGACACCCATTTTACAGTTTCTGGGGTTGAGTATAGACGCGTATATTATCTTGCTGACGGAAAATATCCGTCTTCGTCTACAATTGTCAAGACTATTCCATATCCCGAGGacgaaaaaaggaaaaaattcgCCAAGCGTCAAGAAGCTGCAAAAAAAGACATCGAATGTTGTTTggtgttttacaaaaaaaaataggCCATCCTTGAACAACCGGCACGTGCGTTCACACCGAAGAGGTTGCGCTTTTGTATGTACGCTTGCATTTTGCTCCATAACATGATTATTGAAGACGAAGGTCGGGGGATTTGTGAGTATGATGAGAATGCATCTATCGGGAATACTGTCCCGGTAGATCTGGCACAACAGGATTTAGACTCGTTCTCGCTAACCAATGACTTCACGCATGCAAACCTTCAACAGGATTTGGTAGAATATATATAGAACAACGCAAACGACGGGGACGGTGACGAAGACGAAGAcgagtagtgtaatttttataaatttttaaatctagtctttttttataaattttaggtagtgtaatttttttttaggttatgtaatttttatttatgttatgtaatggattttattaatttttttttgtcttatttttatttaaattttgaattgttttcataaagttaaacaaataaaaaagttaaacaataaaaattaagcaataaaagttaaacaaataaaataaattaaacaataaaaaataatttGGGGTAGCCCCATCCTCCACTCCCCTCAAAATGCAAAAAGGTCCATCCTCCATGTGATGATGATGTGACGTCTACGTGACGGCCCATCCTCATGGGAATGAGCCTCTCCATACCCTCTACTCTAAGCCAATAAGTTTGACTCTTCTGATTTTGAACATTGTATTTTTAGTCAAAGTTGAATTTAAAACAGTATTTCGATTTATGTTCCTACTTAAGAAACCAATAATTAGTTCTACGgtcatataataataataataataataataataataataatgactaattttatatatacccttacgaaaatgaaaatttatatatatacccaattaaaactaaaaatatcatatatacccatgcaaaatagttaaaatatcaaatagacctaatttattaaaaataatctaATAAAAGATTTTTACCCCTATTTTAACAACTTTGTAAGGATTTATAAttttgcatatatatatatatatatatatatatgatattttataaGTTtgtagagatatatatatatgaaattgaCCCTAAGAAAGATTAATTGACTCTTGATTTATAACATTTTCTTTTTAATCAAAATTGAATTCGAAAACAATATCTTGGTTTATGCACTTACTTGAAACACTAGTCGTAAGTTCTAAGGTTATATAGTAGCAGTAATAACTAATAAGATCATTTACATCTCTTACATCAAATTCTGTaagagtatttttttttttagtatAAAAAATGGTTATAAGTGGAAGAGAAAGAAAAACGTTAGTGTTTATCTG
The Helianthus annuus cultivar XRQ/B chromosome 6, HanXRQr2.0-SUNRISE, whole genome shotgun sequence genome window above contains:
- the LOC110944835 gene encoding uncharacterized protein LOC110944835 gives rise to the protein MSARTTRECLYRFCHNVVKPYSKKYLWKPNAYDVHQLYQAHEARHRFPGMLGSIDFMHWVWHNCPNAWQGQYTRGDHDHPTLILEVVASQDLWIWHSFFGLPGSLNNLNVLYQSAIFSDVVNRTGADTHFTVSGVEYRRVYYLADGKYPSSSTIVKTIPYPEDEKRKKFAKRQEAAKKDIECCLVFYKKK